CATCGAGGCGCCGACCGAGGTGACCACCACCGGCGCCAGCTCCATGGTCTCGAGCGCGGCGTACACGGCCACGTTCAGCCCCGGGAACGAGCCCGTGACCGCCACGGCCACCGGGTCGCCGGGGCGCAGGCCGGCGCGGTGGAACAGCTCCACCAGCACCGCCGCCCAGTTGGGGTTCAGGCTGGTGAGCTTGGCCTCGAGGTCGCCGCGGGCGTTGGTGACGAGGCTGAACTCCGGCCCCACCAGGCCGGTGCCGGCGGGGTCGTTGACCTTGTCGATCTCGGCGCCTTCCATGCGCAGGTGCCGGCGCAGCGTGGTGAACGCCTCGTCGGCCTTCTGCGCCGCGGCCATCTTCTCGGCGTAGTCGCGCTGGCGCACGGGGCGGCGCGTCAGCTCGAGCGCCCCCTGCAGCAGCACCGCCAGCACCGCCAACCCGAACAGGATCAGCGGCCGCCTCCTACCCGATCGCGACATCAATGAGCATGCCTCCGTGGGCCAGCACCAGCACCAGGCGGACCAGGAACGCCGCCATGAGCATGGAGCTCAGGGTCTCGACGATCCCCTGCCGGTGCATCCAGTAGGCGATCAGCCCGGGGATGATGTACCCCACGGACTGGAAGAGCGACGCGTCGACGCCCGTGCCCAGCGCGGCGTTGAACACCAGCACGTAGCGCGTCAGGAAGCCGAACACGAACCCGGCCAGCACGCAGAAGACCAGCGTGCGGCGCCCGTAGAGCAGCACCACGCGGCCGACCAGTCGCACGGTGCCGTAGGTGCAGAGCGCGGCGACGACCGTGCCCGCGATGCGCAGCGGCTGGTCGAGGTAGATCGCGATGTAGCCGGGGACGATGAGCCCGCCTGCCGCCAGGCCCATGATCTCCGAGAAGACGAGGCTGATCACCAGCCCCAGGCCGATCGCCTGGTAGATCAAGGGCGCACCTCCCGTTCGCGCAGCAGCGCCAGCACGTCCATGCCGATGCCGCCGATGTTGCCGATGCCCACCACCGTGGCGCCGGGCCCGCAGAGGGCGGCCGTGCGCGTCCAGATCTCGGCGGCGCCGGCGCCGCCCAGGTCGACGACGAGTTCGCGCGGGACCGCGCGCATCATGTCGGCCAGCTGGGACGTGCCCTGGCCGATCAGGACGTAGTGGCCGGCCTTGATGCTGGTCCCCAGCAGCGGCGCCAGGTCGCGCGCCCGCCGCATGCGGTCGGCGCGGTTGTTGAACAGGACCACCGAGCGCGTGCCGGGCGCGTCGAGGCCGAGCGTGCGCCAGATCCGCGCCGTGGATTCCGGGTCGTTGGCCGCGAACGCGTTGGCGAACACGAGTTCGCCGCCGGGATCGGCGACGCGCAGGCGCTCCAGGGCGCCCACGTCCGGCCGCACCCCCCACATGCCCTCCAGCGCGCGGCGGCGGTCGACGCCCGCGGCCACGCACACGTCCAGGGCCAGGGCGACGTTCTCCGCGAACTCCACGTAGCGGAAGGGCGCCAGGTCCGCCGGCGTGACCGTCGCGGGGTCGGCCACCCGGCAGTCGCTGCCGCGGCGCCGGGCCGCCTCGGCCAGGTCGCCGGCGAACACGTCCTCCGCCGTGAACAGGGTCGCGCGCGCCGGCACGGTCTGCGACAGGCTGCGCGCCACGTCCTCCAGGCGCGGCCCCTGCACCTCGAGGTGGTCGGAGCGCACGTTGGTGATCACCCCGAGCGTGCTGTCCACGATGTCGCGCTCGCAGGTCCGCTGCAGGTCGGGCCGCACGGCCATGCACTCCAGCACCAGCGCCTGCGCGCCCTCGGCCGCGGCCTGCCGGAAGACCCCCAGCTGCTCGCGGATGTTCGGCGAGCCGTGCCGCACCACCGGCGTCTCGGTGCCGTCGGCGTGGAGGAAGCGCGCCGCCGAGCCGGTCGTCTTCGCGCAGGTGCGGATCCCGCCCGCCTGCAGGCCCGCCGCGATGAGGCGGGTCACCGACGACTTGCCGCGGCTGCCGTTGACGTGCACGCGCAGCGGGATGCGCCGCCGCGTGAGGCGGTGCCGCGCCGTCTCCCACACGCCCAGCAGCGTGACCACCGCGAGCAACAGGACGATGAACCGCACGCTTCCACCTACCTGACGAGCAGCAGCTTGCGCGTGACCGAGCCGCCGGCGCCCTCGAGCCGGCAGAAGTAGACGCCGGCGGGCGCGTCGCGTCCGCCCTCGTCGCGCCCGTCCCAGACGGCCGCGCCCGGGCCGGCCGGACGGTCGCCCGTCACGAGCGTGCGCACGAGCCGCCCCGCGAGGTCGAAGACCCGCAGCGTCGCCGCGCCGGCGCGCGGCAGGCCGAAGGCCAGGGTCGCGCCGCCGCGCGCGGGGTTGGGCCGGCCGTTCGCCAGGAACAGCCCGCTGCCGTCGAAACTCTCGGTGGCGGCCGCCGTCGCGGTCGCCGCCGCCGACCGGTGCCCATAGGCGTGCAGGGCGACCAGGCGGTAGACCGCGTCGCCGGCGGGAGCCTGCGCGTCCGTGAAGGAACGGGCCGCCGCCGGCAGGGGCGCCGGCGTCAGCGGGGTTTCGACGCCGGCGACGTCGCGCACGACGAGCCAGCCGGTGACGGGCCGACCGTCGCGGGGCTGCCAGGCGAGGGCGACCGCGCCCGCCTCCCGTTCGGCCACGAGATCGGCCGTGTACGGCGAGTGGACCGGGGTCCGCGTCGTCACCAGCACCGCCAGGCCCGGGCCGATCGGGGCGGCGCCGGGGGCGTAGACGTCGGAATAACTCAGCTGTAGGCCGTCGGTCTCGCTCGGGCTCTCCCAGCCGACGGTCGCGAACTGCCGCAGCGTGTCGCTGTTGTGGACCTGCCGGTAGAGGAAGAGCATCTCCCCGTCGCCGCCCGGCGCGGGGTGGACCGCCGGGTCGCGCAGCACCAGCTGGAAGGTCTGCACGTCGTCGATCTCGGGCTGGTAGTGCCGCATGCGGCTCCACTCGATCGTGAACGAGCCGGCGACCGCGTCGTAACGCGTGAAGACGCCGCCGGTGCCCGCCAGCGTGGGGTCGAAGTTGTCCCAGAACGGCGCCACCATGGAGTGGTTGCCGTGGCTGCTGGGCAGCGGCCAGTTGTAGAACTCCAGCTCGCCGTCGGTGTCGAAGCTGATCCAGCCGTTCTCGCTGACGCGGATCTGGCCGTCGAACGACTGCCCGTAGTAGGTGAAGGCGAAGGGCAGGTCGACCAGCTTCACCTCGTTGTCGACGGCGAAGGCCAGCGGCGCGCCCTCGCCGCCCAGAGCGGGATCCAGGTGCGTCCAGCGGTAGACCGGCGCCAGGTCGGGGTAGTCGACGGCGTCGGCGCTGTCCAGCGCCCAGTAGCCGTGCGCGTCGGGGCCGCTCGGGGCGCCGGCGTCGACCTCGCCCACCAGCAGCCTCGCGGGCAGCACGGCCTGGTAGTCGGCCGGCGCGGCGTCGGAGACGACGAGCTCGAGCGTCGCGGCCCGGCCGGTCGGCACCGTCGCGTCCACGACCAGCGTCACCGCCGTCGCCAGGGAAACGGTCGCGCCCGCGGCGATGGCCGGCACGTCCGCGTACTGGACGCCGACGGCGCCGATCCCCGCACCGAGCAGGTTCAGGCGCGCCTGGCCGCCGGGGAACGGGAGGCTCCCCTCGTTGCGCAGGACCGCGGTGAGGGCGTTCTCCAGACCCTGGCGCAGGACCCCGTCGCCGCCGACGAGCAGGCTCTCGAGCCGCAGCGCCGGTCCGCCCACCACGAGCGTGCGCCCGTCGCGGTCGACCGCGCCGTCGTGGGCCGCGTCCAGGAACAGGTTCAGCAGCGCGCCGTCGTCGGCCGTGGTCAGCAGGCCGACGCGGAAGTACTCGTCGCCCGTGCAGGCGTGCACGGCGCCGCCGGCCAGGTCCGGCAGGGCGAAGGTCCCGTGCTCGACGCCGGCGGGGCCGTCGACGGTCAGCGAGAGCGTGATGCCCGTCGCGGTCGCCGTCCCGGTGTTGGTCACCACCGGGTAGACGTGCAGGACCTCGGCGGCGTTGATCACGCCGTCGCCGTTGCCGAAGCCCGCGGGGTTCTCCCAGGTCAGACCCGTCAACGCGAGACGGGCGGCGGGCTGCGCGACCGCGACCTCGTGCTGCACCGCGAAGCGGTTCGTGGCGGTGACCGTGACCGTCAGCGGCGCGCCCTCGACGAGGGCCGCCAGGCTCAACTGTGCCACGCCGTCGACGCCGGTCCAGCCGGAGCTGACCGGCTCGCCGGACTGCGTCAGGCCCACGCGCGCGCCGGCCAGGGGGGTCGTCCCGTCCTGCTCCGCGACGGTCACGTCGAAGCGGCCCGACCCGGGCGGGCAGGCGGCGTCGTGCGTGACCACGGGCTCGGAGACGGGGCCCTTCCAGAAGTTCAGCTCGGGGTCGCCGAGCAGGTTGTAGATGTGGAAGTAGAACTCGACGGACTCCTCGCCGGTGGCCTCGTACTCCAGCTCGTGGGGGAAGTAGGCGAGGAAGCGCAGCTTCCCGGCGAGCATCAGCGACCCCAGGTCGGTGACGGCCGGGTCGGTGATGCGCTCGAAGAACGAGATGGCCATCGCGTCGTTGTAGCGCGTGTGGGACCAGTGCTCGCCGTTGCCGATGAAGGCGACCGCACCCTTGCGCGTCTCGGGCGTGCCCTGGCGCAGGAACACCTCGCCGAAGCAGGGGGCGTCGGCGGCGAAGTCGCCGTTCAGGCAGACGAAGCTCATCACCACCGGGGTCATCGCCCCGTTGTTCACGTTGGGGATCTCGGTGACCGTGAAGTGCGGCGGTTCCCAGCCGGCCGTGCCGTAGGCCCAGCCGCGGTAGACCACCATCGACGCGCCGGCCTGCAGCGCCTGCGTGATCGGGAAGACGCCGTTGAACAGCGGCGGGAACGAGACGTGCGTGGCGGCCTGGAAGCCCAGGGACATCAGCTGCCGGCCGCACCAGGCCACGGTGCTGACCGGGGTGTCGGAGCCGTAGTTGCCGGCGACCATGAGCTGGCGCGTCAGCCAGCCCTCGTCCGTGCGGTAGGGGTCGCGCTCGTAGGCCACGCTCTTGTTGACCACCGTCTGCGCCTCGGCGAGCGACGAGACGGGCATGCGGCCGAGCATCAGGTCGGGCAGCCAGTCCCCCTCGTCCATCAGGGCGTAGGGCAGGTCGGTGACGTTCTGGCTGATGCTCCAGGCGGGCACGTCGCCGACGTCGCCCAGGATGAGCACGTACTCGGGCGGCGCATCCCAGGACGCGTACGCCGCGCGCAGCCACTCGCGCACCGCGACGTTGGTGGCGCCGGTCTCCTCGGTGGTCGCCAGGCGGACCTCGAGGCCCTTGGCGCGCTTCCAGTCCAGCAGGGGGGCGGCGGCGGCGGCGTACGCGGGCGTCGTGATCACGACGTAAGTGCCGCGTGACGGCGCGAGGGACTTCCCGGCGGCGTCTTGCGGCAGGCCGCGCGACGAACCCAGCGCCGCGTCGAAGGCGCGCGACCGCAGGCGGCCGTCCGCCGCCGCGGCCCAGTCGCCGTCGTGCACGATCTCGAAGCTGGCGCCGTCGTCCAGGCCGGCAGTGTTCACCACGGCCATCGGCAGGCCGCGCAGCCGGGGCAGCCGGCCGTCGCCGGACACGCTGCCGGCGCCCGCGGTCAGGCGCACCGACCAGGTCGTGGCGTCGGGGGGCAGGGGGATCAGCAGGGCCGGCGCGGCGGTCGCGTCGGCGGCGGCGGGGAGCCGCGTCACCAGGGTGCGGTCACCGGCGACCCGGATCACGTAGGGGTCTTGGATCGCATCAGTATCGTGCGCCCGCTGGTCGGCCGCGACGGCGGTCCCGCAGACCGCCGCCGACAGGCCGATTCCGAGAGCGAGCGTGAGCGCTGCCCGTTTCATTTGATCAGGATCATCCGCCTCGTGTGCTGCAGGCCCAGGGCCTGCAGTTCGTACAAGTAGACACCACTCGGCGCGGGCCGGCCCGCATCGTCGCGTCCGTCCCAGACCGCCTCGTGGCGACCGGCGGGGAGATCGCCCAAGGTGAGAGTCGCCACCGTTCTGCCGGAGACGTCGCTGATACGTACGAGGGCGGTGCCGGGCGCGTCAAGCGCGAAAACGATGGCCGTGCTGGGGTTGAACGGGTTCGGATGGTTGCCCAGCAGGCGCGAGCGCGCGGTCGTCTCGCCGACCGCGGTGGCGTCGCACCCGCCCAGGGGCGCGCCCACCAGCTCCCCGCCGCAGCCGGTGAAGCAGGGGCTGCCCTCCTGCAGGCGGTAGTCGCCCGGCGCACAGAAGAGCGGGTCGAGCGAGAAGTTGCCGCCGCCGTCGACGCCGCAGAGCGCGTCGCCGCCGGCGTTGCCGTGGATGTCGGTGCAGGTGACCGTCGGGGTGCCGCCGTCGCAGTAGAGACCGGCGCCGGCGGTCGAGCCGGCGATGATGCAGCGGTCGATCGTCGGGGCGCTGCCCCACTGGGCCATCACGCCGCCGGCCAGCCCGCCGGCGCTGGTCTGGTTGCCGGCGATCGTGCAGTTGCGCAGGGTCGGGGACGGGCTGAAGAGGGTGTGCACGCCCGCGGCATCGCTGAAGGCGCCGGAGCAGACGTTGCCGGCGATCAGGCAGCCCTCGATCAGCGGCGTGGCCGAGTCGACGGCGATGCCGGCGCCCGAGACGTAGCTCTGCGTCGCGAGGTTGCCCGTGATCGTGCAGGCGCGCAGCGCGCCCGCGGAACCCAGCTGGTAGGCGATGCCGCCGCCGTTGCCCAGGGTGGTGTTGCCGCTGATCGCGCAGCGCTCGATCACGGGGGAACTGGCCGCGACGAAGATGCCGGCGCCCTGCCCGTAGGCCGCGTTGATCGCGTTGCCGCTCACGGTGCAGTCGGTCAGGTGCGGGTCGCTGCCGTTGCGGATGAACAAGCCGGCGCCGCTGGGGGCGTGGTTGTCCAGGATGTCGCAGTCGTCGACGCGGGGGCTGCTCTGCTCCTCGATGGCGAGGCCGCCTCCCTGCTTGGCTGAGTTCGCCACGCAGTCGACCCGGGTCAGGACCGGGCTGGCCTGGTTGTAGCAGATCACGCCGCCGTCGGTGCACTGGGTCACCAGGACGTCAGTCACGCGCACGTCCGCCCCGACCTGCCGCAACAGGATGCCGGCGCCGTAGGCCGCCGCGTACGCGCGTCGGACCTGGAGGTTCTCGATGCGGCAGTTGACGACGTTCTCGACGAAGATGCCGCGGCCGAGCAGCTGCGCGTCGATGATCGTCGCCGCCGTGCCCGCGCCCCGCAGGGTGACCCCGGACTTCATGATGACGCAGGCCGGGGTCGTGCCGGGGCCCTCGGTCGGGTGGGTGCAGTCGCCGTACGTGCCGGCCGCGACCTCGACGACGTCCCCCGCGGCGGCGGCCTGGACCGCGGCGTGGATCTGGGCGTAGTCGCCGGGCACGTGGATGACGGCGGCGGTCGCGGTGGCGGCGGCGACCAACAGGGCAAACCCGGCCGCAAAGCGCAGGAACCTGGGCATGGGTGTCCTCCCGGGGTGGACGGATGGTGCGGGTGCAGGCGGGGTCGTCCGAACGACGGGATCATAGCATAGGGCCCGGGGAGGCGCCAGCCGAAGACCCAGCGGGAAAATATCCATTAGTTTCCGTGCTGGGGCTTGTGTTATGATGACGTCCGGCCGGTCCCGCAACCGGCGTTTTTCGAATTCCCCCACGATGGCTCCCGCAACCATCCCGGCCCAAATGCGCCCTGGAGGCCTTCATGCGTTCGTCCACAGCCGTCACGCTGTCGCTGCTGCTGATCGCGGCGTCCGCCCTCGCCGCGCCCGCCGCCCGCGAGGTCGTCCTGGACCCGGCCGCCGGCGCCCAGCCGGCCCTCTCCCTGCTCGGGGACGCCGGTGACGTCCTGACGCTCGAACTGACCCTGCCGCGCCTGTCGGTCGAGGAAGTCGCGGCCGGCGGCGGCGCCTGGCAGGTGCTGTCGTTCCCCGACGCGGCCCAGCGCGGCGTCGAGGGCGCGCCCGGGCTGCCGGTCTTCAGCCGGCTGATCGCGTTGCCGGCGGGCGCGACCGCCAAGGCGCGGATCATCGCCAGCGAGACGGTCGACCTCTTGGGCTACCGGCTGCTGCCGGTCCAGGGCCGCGAGGGCGAGCCTTTCGTGTTCGACAAGGACGCCTACGCCGCCGGCGGCGCCGCCGGCGCCCCGTCCGTCGAGGTCGGCAGGCCCGGCGTCATGCACGGCCTGACCGTGGCGCCGGTGGTCTTCTCCCCGCTCGGCTACGATCCGGCAACCGGCCGCGTGACGGCCGCCGTGAGCCTGACCGTCGAGGTGACGATCACGGGCGGCGCCGGCAAGGCCGCGCGGCGGGCCGAGACCGCCGCCTACGACGAGTTCTTCCGCGCCCGGGTCCTGAATTACGGCGGCGCCGACAAGAGCGCCGTCACCGAGATGGGCAGCTACCTGGTGATCTGCCCCAACAACGCCACGGTGATCGCCAACCTCGCGCCGCTGCTGGACTGGCGCCGGCGCCAGGGCTACAACGTCGTGCTGGCGACGACGGCC
This genomic interval from bacterium contains the following:
- the pgsC gene encoding poly-gamma-glutamate biosynthesis protein PgsC; the encoded protein is MIYQAIGLGLVISLVFSEIMGLAAGGLIVPGYIAIYLDQPLRIAGTVVAALCTYGTVRLVGRVVLLYGRRTLVFCVLAGFVFGFLTRYVLVFNAALGTGVDASLFQSVGYIIPGLIAYWMHRQGIVETLSSMLMAAFLVRLVLVLAHGGMLIDVAIG
- the pgsB gene encoding poly-gamma-glutamate synthase PgsB, with protein sequence MRFIVLLLAVVTLLGVWETARHRLTRRRIPLRVHVNGSRGKSSVTRLIAAGLQAGGIRTCAKTTGSAARFLHADGTETPVVRHGSPNIREQLGVFRQAAAEGAQALVLECMAVRPDLQRTCERDIVDSTLGVITNVRSDHLEVQGPRLEDVARSLSQTVPARATLFTAEDVFAGDLAEAARRRGSDCRVADPATVTPADLAPFRYVEFAENVALALDVCVAAGVDRRRALEGMWGVRPDVGALERLRVADPGGELVFANAFAANDPESTARIWRTLGLDAPGTRSVVLFNNRADRMRRARDLAPLLGTSIKAGHYVLIGQGTSQLADMMRAVPRELVVDLGGAGAAEIWTRTAALCGPGATVVGIGNIGGIGMDVLALLREREVRP
- a CDS encoding C25 family cysteine peptidase, coding for MKRAALTLALGIGLSAAVCGTAVAADQRAHDTDAIQDPYVIRVAGDRTLVTRLPAAADATAAPALLIPLPPDATTWSVRLTAGAGSVSGDGRLPRLRGLPMAVVNTAGLDDGASFEIVHDGDWAAAADGRLRSRAFDAALGSSRGLPQDAAGKSLAPSRGTYVVITTPAYAAAAAPLLDWKRAKGLEVRLATTEETGATNVAVREWLRAAYASWDAPPEYVLILGDVGDVPAWSISQNVTDLPYALMDEGDWLPDLMLGRMPVSSLAEAQTVVNKSVAYERDPYRTDEGWLTRQLMVAGNYGSDTPVSTVAWCGRQLMSLGFQAATHVSFPPLFNGVFPITQALQAGASMVVYRGWAYGTAGWEPPHFTVTEIPNVNNGAMTPVVMSFVCLNGDFAADAPCFGEVFLRQGTPETRKGAVAFIGNGEHWSHTRYNDAMAISFFERITDPAVTDLGSLMLAGKLRFLAYFPHELEYEATGEESVEFYFHIYNLLGDPELNFWKGPVSEPVVTHDAACPPGSGRFDVTVAEQDGTTPLAGARVGLTQSGEPVSSGWTGVDGVAQLSLAALVEGAPLTVTVTATNRFAVQHEVAVAQPAARLALTGLTWENPAGFGNGDGVINAAEVLHVYPVVTNTGTATATGITLSLTVDGPAGVEHGTFALPDLAGGAVHACTGDEYFRVGLLTTADDGALLNLFLDAAHDGAVDRDGRTLVVGGPALRLESLLVGGDGVLRQGLENALTAVLRNEGSLPFPGGQARLNLLGAGIGAVGVQYADVPAIAAGATVSLATAVTLVVDATVPTGRAATLELVVSDAAPADYQAVLPARLLVGEVDAGAPSGPDAHGYWALDSADAVDYPDLAPVYRWTHLDPALGGEGAPLAFAVDNEVKLVDLPFAFTYYGQSFDGQIRVSENGWISFDTDGELEFYNWPLPSSHGNHSMVAPFWDNFDPTLAGTGGVFTRYDAVAGSFTIEWSRMRHYQPEIDDVQTFQLVLRDPAVHPAPGGDGEMLFLYRQVHNSDTLRQFATVGWESPSETDGLQLSYSDVYAPGAAPIGPGLAVLVTTRTPVHSPYTADLVAEREAGAVALAWQPRDGRPVTGWLVVRDVAGVETPLTPAPLPAAARSFTDAQAPAGDAVYRLVALHAYGHRSAAATATAAATESFDGSGLFLANGRPNPARGGATLAFGLPRAGAATLRVFDLAGRLVRTLVTGDRPAGPGAAVWDGRDEGGRDAPAGVYFCRLEGAGGSVTRKLLLVR
- a CDS encoding right-handed parallel beta-helix repeat-containing protein, producing MPRFLRFAAGFALLVAAATATAAVIHVPGDYAQIHAAVQAAAAGDVVEVAAGTYGDCTHPTEGPGTTPACVIMKSGVTLRGAGTAATIIDAQLLGRGIFVENVVNCRIENLQVRRAYAAAYGAGILLRQVGADVRVTDVLVTQCTDGGVICYNQASPVLTRVDCVANSAKQGGGLAIEEQSSPRVDDCDILDNHAPSGAGLFIRNGSDPHLTDCTVSGNAINAAYGQGAGIFVAASSPVIERCAISGNTTLGNGGGIAYQLGSAGALRACTITGNLATQSYVSGAGIAVDSATPLIEGCLIAGNVCSGAFSDAAGVHTLFSPSPTLRNCTIAGNQTSAGGLAGGVMAQWGSAPTIDRCIIAGSTAGAGLYCDGGTPTVTCTDIHGNAGGDALCGVDGGGNFSLDPLFCAPGDYRLQEGSPCFTGCGGELVGAPLGGCDATAVGETTARSRLLGNHPNPFNPSTAIVFALDAPGTALVRISDVSGRTVATLTLGDLPAGRHEAVWDGRDDAGRPAPSGVYLYELQALGLQHTRRMILIK